From a region of the Aulosira sp. FACHB-615 genome:
- a CDS encoding ParA family protein: MIITVAAFKGGVGKSTTALHLATYLQNKADTLLVDGDLNRSALDWSNRGCLPFKVADEAQAVSLAKLYEHIVIDTPAKPDADELKTLAKGCDLLVIPTTPDAIALAATLQMVESLQKLKTNYRILLTLIPPLPNKAGEEARTTLLSAGLPIFQAGIRRLAVFQRAALEGVPVNAVKDPYAQIAWRCYAEAGKEILK; the protein is encoded by the coding sequence ATGATCATCACCGTAGCCGCATTTAAAGGAGGGGTAGGTAAATCAACAACAGCGTTGCATTTAGCTACATACTTGCAAAACAAAGCTGACACACTATTGGTAGATGGAGATTTAAACCGTAGTGCTTTAGATTGGTCTAACCGGGGTTGTTTACCGTTTAAAGTTGCAGATGAAGCGCAAGCAGTGAGTTTGGCTAAACTTTATGAACATATAGTAATAGATACCCCAGCCAAACCGGATGCAGATGAATTAAAAACCCTAGCGAAAGGTTGTGATTTATTAGTTATACCAACAACTCCCGATGCGATCGCACTAGCCGCAACCTTACAAATGGTAGAGTCATTGCAAAAACTCAAAACCAACTACCGAATTTTGCTCACCTTGATTCCACCATTACCGAATAAAGCAGGCGAAGAAGCGAGAACAACCTTATTAAGTGCTGGTTTACCTATATTTCAAGCAGGAATCCGGCGACTGGCTGTATTTCAACGTGCAGCTTTAGAAGGAGTTCCTGTAAATGCTGTGAAAGATCCTTACGCTCAAATTGCTTGGCGGTGTTACGCTGAAGCCGGAAAAGAAATATTGAAATAA
- a CDS encoding type I restriction endonuclease produces MTQVTAITEAITSLTEAETRFGLVRVESEEFFPEWKSELPQIPETEKASLDVLRRRYLYHRGEGDLLEGTVMLLVVSPLLALSGFYDPPFRIKAESSVDLILNDGEEVLRGRIDVLVLQNQLWVMVVESKKTTLSIWSAVPQALAYLMANPHIDKPVFGMVTNGDDVLFIKVKREAGTPKYDLSRVFALFTSATELYNIWQILKGIGQVI; encoded by the coding sequence ATGACACAGGTAACAGCAATCACGGAAGCAATTACCAGTTTGACAGAAGCAGAAACCCGCTTTGGTTTAGTTCGCGTTGAGTCAGAGGAATTTTTTCCAGAGTGGAAGAGTGAATTACCCCAAATTCCTGAAACAGAAAAAGCTTCCCTAGATGTACTGCGTCGCAGATATCTTTATCACCGTGGTGAAGGTGATTTGTTAGAAGGAACAGTCATGTTGCTAGTGGTATCCCCATTGCTGGCGCTGTCTGGATTTTATGACCCTCCTTTCAGAATTAAAGCAGAATCATCTGTAGATTTAATATTGAATGATGGGGAAGAAGTACTGCGTGGCAGGATTGATGTTTTGGTACTCCAAAATCAGTTGTGGGTAATGGTGGTAGAATCCAAAAAAACCACACTTTCGATTTGGTCGGCTGTACCCCAAGCTTTAGCTTATCTCATGGCTAATCCTCACATTGATAAACCTGTGTTTGGGATGGTAACAAATGGGGATGATGTTTTGTTTATCAAAGTCAAGCGAGAAGCAGGTACACCAAAATACGATTTATCACGGGTGTTTGCTTTGTTTACATCTGCAACTGAACTGTATAATATTTGGCAAATTCTCAAGGGTATTGGTCAGGTAATTTGA
- a CDS encoding Uma2 family endonuclease — protein sequence MLLELNQLIVPAGHQLLIKNISWSTYKHILAELGENRSSRISYSQGVLEIMAPLPEHEVAKVMIGDFVKALLEELDIEFWSLGSTTFDEEKMDAGVEPDDCFYIQNEAAVRGKDRIDLTIDPPPDLAVEIDITSRTRFNNYEVLGVPELWRWRGNKLEINVLINGKYVTTNQSLAFPNLPIAQVIPEYLQRSKTEGRNAAMKAFRAWIREQL from the coding sequence ATGTTACTAGAACTCAACCAACTAATTGTACCTGCTGGTCATCAGTTGTTGATTAAAAATATATCTTGGTCAACTTATAAACATATTTTGGCAGAATTAGGCGAAAATCGCAGTTCTCGCATATCTTACAGTCAAGGGGTGTTGGAAATTATGGCTCCGTTACCAGAACATGAGGTAGCTAAAGTTATGATTGGGGATTTTGTCAAAGCTTTATTAGAAGAACTCGACATTGAATTTTGGAGTTTGGGTTCTACAACTTTTGACGAGGAAAAAATGGATGCTGGAGTAGAACCTGACGATTGCTTTTACATTCAAAATGAAGCGGCTGTTAGAGGTAAGGACAGAATTGATTTAACAATTGATCCACCGCCAGATTTAGCTGTTGAAATTGATATTACATCGCGGACTCGGTTTAATAATTATGAAGTGTTAGGAGTCCCAGAATTGTGGCGATGGAGAGGTAATAAATTAGAAATAAATGTCTTGATTAATGGTAAATATGTAACAACTAATCAAAGCTTGGCTTTTCCTAATTTACCCATCGCTCAAGTGATACCCGAATATTTACAACGGAGTAAAACTGAAGGCAGAAATGCAGCAATGAAAGCTTTTCGTGCTTGGATAAGAGAACAATTATAA
- a CDS encoding MBL fold metallo-hydrolase, translated as MRDNLSASSRFDTEETNVELNCFPYSVQHNDEGVCLLVKMGPHRILLDCGMEDIASLQKGLTKSPRRGSSPLPADVVLISHAHPDHARGVLALHKAFPLLPIYASEVTTKLLPLNWPEQNLKDTPQLCHALPLRSPVELQEGLVVELFPAGHLPGAVAILLTYTTEHRAYKVLYTGDFFLSNSRLVEGLRLEELRGLDVNVLIIEGTYGTSRHPHRRNQENQLAERINRAIADSHTVLLPTPALGLGQELLMLLRSHHHFTGRDLDIWVDGTVAQGCDAYLELLPYLPPSVQNFARHQPLFWDERVRPRVRRLQPEQRAVVGKSPCIVLTDSNTDLSEYCQPNTGPWLILVPEKIDIKINKQNLTSTTAESYLLAQHSDGPGTTQLIHNLRPQHVLFVHGSAAYLADLTSLEELQNRYHVHSPAANTLVELPIGETFVQPAAPETNYEGELTELATVITITLPEAITEDPRWREFADTGLIEARWQGEEIVLRGLSQRELLNQSGDRYTLSDIDCCGTCRHQRGQRCWNPVSPLYNFKVTLEGYCPAFERPSTTES; from the coding sequence ATGAGGGATAATCTGTCGGCATCCTCTCGCTTTGATACTGAGGAAACAAATGTTGAATTAAACTGTTTTCCTTATAGTGTCCAGCATAATGATGAGGGTGTATGTTTACTGGTCAAAATGGGGCCGCATCGCATTCTGCTAGATTGTGGAATGGAGGATATTGCGTCACTGCAAAAGGGGTTAACCAAGTCACCACGGCGAGGAAGTTCACCCTTACCCGCAGATGTTGTATTGATCAGTCATGCTCACCCAGATCATGCTAGAGGTGTGTTGGCATTACATAAAGCTTTCCCGCTTTTACCCATATATGCCAGTGAAGTCACTACAAAATTATTGCCATTAAACTGGCCAGAACAAAACCTCAAAGATACTCCCCAATTGTGTCATGCGCTGCCGTTGCGATCGCCCGTAGAATTGCAAGAAGGTTTAGTCGTAGAGTTATTTCCCGCCGGACACTTACCGGGGGCTGTAGCAATTTTACTCACCTACACCACCGAACATCGCGCTTATAAAGTACTTTACACAGGTGACTTTTTCCTCTCCAATTCCCGCTTAGTTGAAGGTTTGCGCTTAGAAGAACTGCGGGGATTAGATGTGAATGTGTTAATCATTGAAGGTACTTACGGGACATCACGTCATCCCCACCGCCGCAACCAAGAAAACCAACTAGCGGAAAGAATTAATCGCGCCATAGCAGACTCTCACACTGTACTTCTCCCCACACCCGCATTAGGTTTAGGACAAGAACTATTAATGCTACTGCGGAGTCATCATCACTTCACTGGGCGAGATTTAGACATTTGGGTAGATGGTACTGTAGCTCAAGGTTGCGATGCTTATTTAGAACTCTTACCTTATCTTCCTCCCTCTGTGCAGAACTTTGCCCGCCATCAACCCTTATTTTGGGATGAACGGGTACGTCCGCGAGTCCGGCGCTTGCAACCAGAACAACGCGCTGTTGTGGGGAAGTCACCCTGTATTGTGCTTACAGACTCCAATACTGATTTAAGTGAATATTGTCAACCCAATACAGGCCCTTGGCTGATTCTGGTACCAGAAAAAATTGATATAAAAATTAACAAACAAAACTTAACTTCTACCACTGCGGAAAGTTACTTGCTGGCTCAACATAGTGATGGCCCTGGTACAACTCAGTTAATTCACAACTTGCGCCCCCAGCATGTCTTATTCGTTCATGGTTCAGCAGCTTACTTAGCTGATCTCACAAGCTTAGAGGAATTGCAAAACCGCTATCACGTCCACTCACCAGCAGCTAACACCTTAGTAGAACTACCAATTGGGGAAACATTTGTTCAACCAGCCGCACCTGAAACGAACTACGAAGGTGAACTGACAGAATTAGCCACAGTCATCACCATTACTTTACCCGAAGCGATTACCGAAGACCCGCGTTGGCGGGAGTTTGCCGATACAGGCTTAATTGAAGCGCGTTGGCAAGGAGAAGAAATTGTCTTACGTGGATTATCCCAAAGAGAATTACTAAATCAAAGTGGCGATCGCTATACTTTATCAGATATTGATTGCTGTGGTACCTGCCGACATCAAAGGGGACAGCGTTGTTGGAACCCTGTCTCACCCTTATATAACTTTAAAGTCACCCTGGAAGGTTACTGTCCCGCTTTTGAACGCCCATCAACAACCGAGTCCTGA
- a CDS encoding Uma2 family endonuclease — translation MAIALDKAASAKMTIEEFFNYDDGTDAIYEFEDGNLLLMTAESEINRRIAMFLLVCFVQLGIPAYRLSMKTEIVTTGSRVRVPDLMVFSEELATAMEGAKRSTIMPEMPPPLLVVEVVSPNQSSRDYRYKRSEYGARGIPEYWIVDPITQKVTVLEWVEGFYEEQVYVGDNAIASPVFPDLKLTAAQILLG, via the coding sequence ATGGCGATCGCATTAGATAAAGCTGCATCTGCAAAGATGACAATTGAGGAGTTCTTTAACTATGACGATGGCACAGATGCAATATATGAGTTTGAAGATGGAAACTTGCTGCTGATGACAGCCGAGAGTGAAATTAATCGCCGAATTGCCATGTTTCTGCTTGTCTGCTTTGTGCAACTCGGTATTCCGGCTTATCGGCTATCAATGAAAACGGAAATTGTCACCACAGGTTCGCGGGTGCGTGTTCCTGACTTAATGGTGTTTTCTGAAGAGTTAGCAACGGCAATGGAGGGGGCGAAACGCTCTACAATTATGCCAGAAATGCCACCACCATTATTGGTAGTTGAAGTAGTCAGTCCTAACCAAAGCAGTCGTGATTATCGCTACAAGCGTTCTGAATATGGAGCGCGGGGTATTCCTGAGTATTGGATTGTTGATCCTATTACTCAAAAAGTCACAGTATTGGAATGGGTAGAGGGTTTTTATGAAGAGCAAGTGTATGTAGGAGATAATGCGATCGCATCACCAGTATTTCCTGATTTAAAATTGACGGCGGCTCAAATTTTGCTAGGTTAA
- a CDS encoding CopG family transcriptional regulator produces MNNKKKTSRFDDLIDAARSRQLRDKLPNVDDKPTSPTKSTDPDYTRTTIYLPKQLHRQLKAAAVSQERQMSDIVTELIEQWLLTQSG; encoded by the coding sequence ATGAATAACAAGAAAAAGACTAGTCGGTTTGATGATTTAATTGATGCTGCCCGTAGTCGTCAACTCAGAGATAAATTGCCAAATGTTGACGATAAACCAACATCTCCTACTAAAAGTACAGACCCAGATTATACCCGTACAACTATTTATTTGCCTAAACAATTACACCGCCAACTCAAAGCCGCCGCAGTCTCTCAAGAACGGCAAATGAGTGATATTGTGACGGAATTAATTGAACAATGGCTGTTAACTCAATCTGGTTAA
- a CDS encoding sugar ABC transporter permease, with protein MVTTSNVQVTVSLTELGLDDEELQAQVQNLLPQLREVDGVEDADLVAVTDVPEGSKALGGFLLGFLNAEVNPKNLKALFGFLGDRFGNKPIKILVKAPDGREINIEASSREEFDFAYQKAQEFLNNSSNSNNG; from the coding sequence ATGGTAACTACATCTAATGTGCAGGTAACTGTTTCCCTGACAGAGTTGGGTTTGGATGATGAAGAATTGCAAGCCCAAGTACAAAATTTGCTTCCCCAGTTGCGCGAGGTGGATGGGGTAGAGGATGCAGATTTAGTTGCGGTGACGGATGTACCAGAAGGTTCTAAGGCTTTGGGTGGGTTTTTGTTGGGGTTTTTGAATGCAGAGGTTAACCCCAAAAACTTGAAAGCTTTGTTTGGGTTTCTGGGCGATCGCTTTGGCAACAAACCAATTAAAATTTTGGTGAAAGCGCCTGACGGTAGAGAAATCAACATCGAAGCCAGCAGCCGCGAAGAATTTGACTTTGCTTACCAAAAAGCCCAGGAATTTCTCAACAACTCGTCAAACAGCAACAATGGCTAA
- a CDS encoding type II toxin-antitoxin system ParD family antitoxin: MNIQLKAEYEQFIQNRIATGRYENAEDVIIKALKLLEEWEKGYQKWEEETQQKLAAGLASIENGDILDSQVVMTRLEEKLRLKM; the protein is encoded by the coding sequence ATGAACATCCAACTTAAAGCAGAATATGAGCAATTTATCCAAAACCGAATTGCTACAGGTAGATATGAAAACGCCGAAGATGTGATTATTAAAGCCTTGAAACTACTGGAAGAATGGGAAAAGGGTTATCAGAAATGGGAAGAAGAAACTCAGCAAAAACTAGCTGCTGGACTTGCTTCTATCGAAAATGGAGATATTTTAGATAGTCAAGTGGTAATGACGCGACTAGAAGAGAAATTACGCTTAAAAATGTAG
- the bchI gene encoding magnesium chelatase ATPase subunit I, translating to MTPTAQSTASARRVVFPFTAIVGQEEMKLALLLNVIDPKIGGVMIMGDRGTGKTTTIRALADLLPEIPVVANDPFNSHPSDPDLMSDEVRQTVAQGGEVPVDHRKVQMIDLPLGATEDRVCGTIDIEKALSEGVKAFEPGLLAKANRGILYVDEVNLLDDHLVDVLLDSAASGWNTVEREGISIRHPARFVLVGSGNPEEGELRPQLLDRFGMHAEIHTVKEPALRVQIVEQRSEFDQNPPAFLAQHKTEQEALQQKVVNAQTLLPEVKIDYDLRVKISEVCSELDVDGLRGDIVTNRAAKALTAFEGRTEVTLDDIRRVITLCLRHRLRKDPLESIDSGYKVEKVFARVFGVELPEEDSAKKNGTGQIKTGVR from the coding sequence GTGACTCCAACTGCTCAATCCACGGCAAGTGCGCGTCGCGTGGTATTTCCATTTACGGCAATTGTGGGCCAGGAAGAAATGAAACTGGCGCTGCTGTTGAACGTGATTGATCCCAAAATCGGTGGTGTCATGATTATGGGCGATCGCGGTACCGGCAAGACAACTACTATCCGGGCATTAGCGGATTTGTTGCCAGAAATCCCTGTAGTTGCTAATGACCCCTTCAATAGTCACCCCAGCGACCCCGACTTGATGAGCGATGAAGTCCGCCAAACAGTAGCACAGGGTGGGGAAGTTCCTGTAGACCATAGAAAGGTACAAATGATTGACCTGCCTTTGGGCGCTACAGAAGACCGGGTATGCGGTACTATCGACATCGAGAAAGCTTTGTCTGAGGGTGTGAAAGCTTTTGAACCAGGACTATTGGCAAAAGCGAATCGCGGTATTCTCTACGTGGATGAGGTCAACTTGCTTGATGACCACCTCGTAGACGTGTTACTCGACTCGGCGGCTAGTGGCTGGAACACCGTAGAACGGGAAGGTATTTCCATCCGTCACCCAGCGCGGTTTGTGCTTGTCGGTTCGGGAAACCCGGAAGAAGGCGAATTACGTCCCCAGTTACTCGACCGTTTTGGAATGCACGCCGAAATTCACACGGTGAAAGAACCAGCCTTGCGGGTGCAAATTGTCGAACAACGCTCGGAATTTGACCAAAACCCGCCAGCATTTTTGGCACAGCACAAAACTGAGCAAGAAGCACTGCAACAAAAAGTAGTCAATGCTCAAACGCTGTTACCAGAAGTCAAAATTGACTATGATTTGCGGGTGAAAATTTCGGAAGTTTGTTCAGAGTTAGATGTGGATGGTTTGCGGGGTGATATTGTTACCAACCGTGCAGCCAAAGCATTAACCGCCTTTGAAGGACGTACAGAAGTCACCCTTGATGATATCCGCCGGGTGATTACTTTGTGTCTGCGTCACAGGTTGCGGAAAGATCCTCTAGAATCGATTGATTCTGGCTACAAAGTCGAAAAAGTTTTTGCTCGCGTTTTTGGCGTAGAGTTGCCAGAAGAAGATTCTGCAAAGAAAAACGGCACAGGACAAATTAAAACGGGTGTGCGCTAG
- a CDS encoding caspase, EACC1-associated type → MAKVALLIGISEYQEPTLAPLPKAVEDVEAMRRVLENPEMGDFDDVTVLKNPKRQELEREIYNLYANRQKDDLVLLYFSGHGVTVENGDFYFSTCETQKNQNKLLPFTAVAATSVHRWMNESKSKRRVVILDCCFSGAFAKGLTAKDIGTIDLQQQLGGEGTAILTASTSTQYAFASDDLDLSIYTQYLVEGIEKGAADKDGDGLIAVDELHDYAKTKVQEASPAMTPEFYPFKDGFRIFLAKSPKDDPQLKYRQEVERRINQGKFTIPARRLLNSLRLQLRLDADVADAIEAEVKKPYLEYQRKLEEYEATLVETVEIEPTLSERTLNDLRDYQQHLGLRDEDVAPIEEKIIGQAKPSVVVEELPDAAYSSNLTPNPFPTREGEQYFITLPPPPGWREGEQDSKPLPAMGRGLERGSTLQEAIQTNQFDFETVKVDAKGQIINRSQGRAEFFAEKLGNRVILEMVSIPGGTFLMGSPESEEGRSDDESPQHNVTVQPFFMGKFPVTQAQWQAIAGFDKVNIDLNPDPSRFKGANRPVECVSWDDAVEFCARLSKKTGKIYRLPSEAEWEYACRAGTTTPFYFGETITTELANYQGTDWEYSGTTYPGNYGQGPKGEYREQTTEVGKFPANPFGLFDMCGNVWEWCQDEWHENYNNAPTDGSAWLSENDNQKRLLRGGSWFYVPRYCRSALRIRFERVNGNYSVGFRVVVVRGRAS, encoded by the coding sequence ATGGCTAAGGTAGCACTGCTAATTGGGATTAGTGAATATCAAGAACCAACATTAGCACCGCTACCCAAGGCTGTGGAAGATGTGGAGGCGATGCGGCGTGTGTTAGAGAACCCGGAAATGGGTGATTTTGATGATGTCACGGTGCTGAAAAATCCCAAGCGTCAGGAATTGGAAAGGGAAATTTATAACTTGTATGCTAATCGTCAAAAAGATGATTTAGTACTTTTGTATTTTTCTGGTCATGGGGTGACGGTTGAAAATGGTGATTTTTACTTCTCGACTTGCGAAACTCAAAAAAATCAAAATAAACTGCTGCCATTCACAGCCGTAGCTGCCACAAGTGTACACCGATGGATGAATGAGAGTAAATCTAAGCGCAGGGTTGTAATTTTAGATTGCTGCTTTAGTGGTGCTTTTGCCAAAGGTTTGACAGCTAAAGATATTGGTACGATTGACCTGCAACAGCAATTAGGTGGTGAAGGAACAGCAATTCTCACGGCTTCCACTTCTACACAATATGCTTTTGCATCTGATGATTTAGACTTGTCGATTTACACTCAATATTTAGTAGAAGGCATAGAAAAAGGTGCAGCCGATAAAGATGGCGATGGTTTAATTGCGGTGGATGAGTTGCATGACTACGCTAAAACCAAAGTCCAAGAAGCATCTCCCGCGATGACACCGGAATTTTATCCTTTTAAAGATGGTTTTCGGATTTTTCTGGCGAAGTCGCCCAAGGATGATCCTCAGCTGAAGTATCGTCAGGAAGTGGAACGCCGCATCAATCAGGGCAAGTTTACGATACCTGCTCGTCGGCTGTTAAACTCATTACGTCTCCAGTTGCGGCTTGATGCTGATGTGGCTGATGCAATTGAAGCGGAAGTTAAAAAACCATATCTGGAATATCAGCGTAAATTAGAAGAATATGAAGCAACGCTGGTTGAAACAGTTGAAATTGAACCAACCCTGAGTGAAAGAACGCTCAACGATTTAAGAGATTATCAGCAACATTTAGGTTTACGAGATGAGGATGTTGCACCGATAGAAGAAAAGATAATTGGACAAGCAAAACCGTCTGTGGTTGTGGAAGAATTACCTGACGCGGCGTATTCTTCAAACCTAACCCCCAACCCCTTCCCTACTAGGGAAGGGGAGCAATATTTTATAACCTTACCTCCTCCACCGGGCTGGAGGGAAGGGGAGCAAGATTCAAAACCTCTCCCCGCAATGGGGAGAGGTTTGGAGAGGGGTTCTACGTTACAAGAAGCTATTCAAACCAATCAGTTTGATTTTGAAACGGTGAAAGTAGACGCTAAAGGACAAATCATCAACCGCAGCCAGGGACGCGCCGAGTTTTTTGCTGAAAAGTTGGGTAATAGGGTAATTCTAGAGATGGTGTCCATTCCTGGTGGTACATTCCTCATGGGTTCGCCAGAAAGTGAGGAAGGACGAAGTGACGATGAAAGTCCACAGCATAATGTCACTGTTCAACCCTTTTTTATGGGTAAGTTTCCCGTCACTCAAGCTCAATGGCAAGCCATTGCGGGGTTTGATAAGGTAAATATTGATTTAAACCCCGACCCATCCCGTTTTAAGGGTGCTAACCGCCCTGTAGAATGTGTTTCTTGGGATGATGCGGTTGAGTTTTGCGCTCGACTGTCGAAAAAGACTGGTAAGATATATCGCTTACCCAGTGAGGCGGAATGGGAATATGCTTGTCGGGCGGGAACAACTACACCGTTTTATTTTGGCGAAACGATTACGACAGAGTTGGCGAATTACCAAGGAACAGACTGGGAGTATTCAGGAACAACCTATCCAGGTAATTATGGTCAGGGGCCGAAAGGTGAATATCGAGAACAAACAACAGAAGTTGGGAAATTTCCGGCTAACCCCTTTGGTTTATTCGATATGTGTGGTAATGTATGGGAATGGTGTCAGGATGAGTGGCACGAAAATTATAATAATGCGCCGACTGATGGCAGTGCTTGGTTAAGTGAGAATGATAATCAAAAGCGGCTGCTGCGCGGTGGTTCGTGGTTCTACGTTCCGAGGTATTGCCGTTCGGCGCTTCGCATCAGGTTTGAGCGTGTCAACGGGAACTACAGCGTGGGTTTTCGGGTTGTGGTTGTGCGGGGCAGGGCTTCTTAG
- a CDS encoding DUF6679 family protein, which translates to MLHRKIYQLCCDGREVCVFLRDQQRWIERARIIDIEGDLVTLRYETDEEDEVCSWEEMVRLESIGAVTQKLASVPRGNVEPLLTEDCPEAERIRNRFTDSNPD; encoded by the coding sequence ATGCTACACCGCAAGATTTATCAACTGTGTTGCGATGGGCGGGAGGTATGTGTTTTCTTGCGGGACCAGCAACGCTGGATCGAACGAGCCCGCATCATCGACATAGAGGGAGATTTGGTGACGCTACGCTATGAAACGGATGAGGAAGACGAAGTTTGTTCTTGGGAAGAAATGGTTCGCCTCGAAAGTATTGGCGCTGTCACTCAAAAGTTAGCTTCCGTACCAAGGGGTAATGTCGAACCTCTCTTAACTGAAGATTGTCCTGAAGCTGAACGCATCCGTAATCGTTTTACCGACTCCAACCCTGATTAA
- a CDS encoding TMEM175 family protein, whose protein sequence is MGKGRLEAFSDGVIAIIITIMVLELKVPHGAEIGALRPLIPIFLSYLLSFVNVGIYWNNHHHLLQAVRQVNGRTLWANLHLLFWLSLIPFATAWMGENFTNLPVALYGVVLFMAAIAYFILTRALISHHGKDSTLATAVGRDWKGKLSLLIYAVAILLSFVNSWFGCALYVLVAIIWLIPDRRIEKALR, encoded by the coding sequence ATGGGAAAAGGGCGATTAGAAGCATTTAGCGATGGTGTAATCGCAATCATCATCACTATTATGGTGTTGGAGTTAAAAGTGCCTCATGGGGCTGAAATAGGCGCACTCCGTCCACTAATTCCAATATTTCTTAGCTACCTCTTAAGTTTCGTCAACGTCGGTATCTATTGGAACAACCACCATCACTTACTACAGGCCGTTAGACAAGTGAACGGTCGGACATTATGGGCTAACTTGCATTTGTTGTTCTGGTTATCTTTAATACCCTTTGCTACAGCTTGGATGGGAGAAAACTTTACAAACTTGCCAGTTGCCCTTTATGGTGTAGTTCTTTTCATGGCTGCGATCGCTTATTTTATTCTCACCCGCGCCTTAATTTCTCATCACGGTAAAGATTCAACACTCGCAACCGCCGTTGGAAGAGATTGGAAAGGCAAACTATCCTTGTTGATTTATGCGGTTGCAATTCTTCTATCCTTTGTCAACTCTTGGTTCGGCTGTGCATTATATGTTCTGGTTGCCATTATCTGGCTAATACCTGACCGCAGAATTGAAAAAGCTTTGAGATAG
- a CDS encoding Uma2 family endonuclease, with product MTAITFNLNAIVKLTDEQFYQLCRENPDVKFERNNKGELTVMPPTGGETGKSNFEIAVEFGIWNRQTKLGVCFDSSTCFKLPNGANRSPDVAWIKQDRWDALTPKEKAKFPPIAPDFVLELMSPSDDLAETQAKMREYMDNQVKLGWLINPPAKQVEIYHQGKPVEILDAPTQLSGEDILPGFILDLAIIWD from the coding sequence ATGACAGCCATTACATTCAACCTCAACGCCATTGTTAAACTCACTGACGAACAGTTTTATCAACTGTGTCGAGAAAACCCCGATGTCAAATTTGAGCGTAATAATAAAGGAGAGTTAACTGTTATGCCACCCACAGGCGGAGAAACAGGAAAAAGCAATTTTGAAATTGCTGTGGAATTTGGTATATGGAATCGTCAGACAAAATTAGGTGTATGTTTTGATTCTTCCACCTGTTTTAAGCTTCCCAATGGTGCAAATCGTTCTCCTGATGTTGCTTGGATAAAACAAGACAGATGGGATGCACTAACACCAAAGGAAAAAGCAAAATTTCCCCCCATAGCACCAGATTTCGTTTTAGAGTTGATGTCTCCTAGCGACGACTTGGCAGAAACCCAAGCCAAAATGCGAGAGTATATGGATAATCAAGTGAAACTTGGTTGGTTAATTAATCCTCCAGCCAAGCAAGTTGAAATTTATCATCAAGGTAAACCAGTAGAAATTTTGGATGCACCTACACAATTATCCGGGGAAGATATATTACCAGGATTTATTTTAGATTTAGCAATAATTTGGGATTAA